The Streptococcus sp. 29896 genome includes a region encoding these proteins:
- a CDS encoding GtrA family protein produces the protein MKKLFYQLIHNEVILYLIAGVAATLVYIVTRMGLFLIIPSILLVTLLANAVAILFAFWTNDRFVFKQDREGWPQRLVKFVSARILTLVLDMFLAYLLVQAYPQWIGQFVNNDISLVNAIATLFSQVLVIVLNYFLSKLFIFTKK, from the coding sequence ATGAAAAAACTATTTTATCAACTCATACATAATGAAGTCATTCTTTATTTGATTGCAGGGGTCGCTGCAACACTTGTCTATATAGTCACTCGGATGGGACTATTTCTAATCATCCCTTCCATTCTCCTTGTTACCCTCTTGGCAAATGCTGTCGCCATTCTCTTTGCCTTCTGGACCAACGATCGGTTCGTTTTCAAACAGGATAGAGAGGGCTGGCCACAGCGTCTTGTCAAATTTGTGTCTGCCCGTATCCTAACACTGGTTTTAGACATGTTTTTAGCCTATTTACTGGTACAAGCCTACCCACAATGGATTGGACAATTCGTCAACAATGACATCTCACTAGTCAACGCCATCGCGACACTCTTCTCACAAGTGCTGGTCATCGTACTCAACTATTTCTTGAGTAAGTTATTTATTTTTACAAAAAAATAG
- a CDS encoding QueT transporter family protein, translated as MKTSKWTAKDMAEIALIAAIYVALTLTPPLNAMSFGAIQFRLSEMLNFLAFYNRKYIFAVTIGCMISNLIGFGVIDLFVGGFSTLIFVTVGVILFEKYKKDYLFGGLFNKAFFYFSFFFAATMFTIALELKVLYDLPFFLTWLTTATGELVSLLVGSLVIERVAKRLSL; from the coding sequence ATGAAAACATCTAAATGGACTGCCAAAGATATGGCAGAAATTGCTCTGATTGCGGCTATCTATGTAGCTCTTACCTTGACACCGCCCTTGAATGCCATGTCATTTGGTGCTATTCAGTTTCGCTTGTCAGAAATGCTCAATTTCTTGGCTTTCTATAATCGCAAATATATCTTCGCTGTGACCATCGGCTGTATGATTTCAAACTTGATTGGTTTTGGCGTGATTGACCTTTTTGTTGGTGGATTTTCAACCTTGATTTTTGTCACAGTCGGGGTCATCCTCTTTGAAAAATACAAGAAAGACTACCTCTTTGGTGGCTTGTTTAATAAGGCATTCTTTTATTTCTCATTCTTTTTTGCGGCGACTATGTTTACCATCGCTTTGGAATTGAAAGTTCTGTATGATTTGCCTTTCTTTCTGACATGGCTGACAACTGCAACAGGGGAACTGGTGTCTCTGTTAGTGGGTTCCCTCGTTATTGAACGTGTTGCGAAACGACTTTCTTTGTAA
- a CDS encoding aldo/keto reductase produces METYQLTNGVTIPKIGFGTWQIPDGEEAHRAVLYALEAGYRHIDTAQIYGNEASVGQALADSGLAREDIFLTTKVWNDKVGVEDTLASVEESMTKLGVDYLDLLLIHWPNPQAIRDGIGWKERNAQVWSALETLYKEGKAKAIGVSNFMEHHLESLLETAEITPMVNQIMLAPGTPQTELVAYCKAKGILLEAYSPFGTGTLFQSQEAADLAKEAGCSVAQLALAWSLDKGFLPLPKSTSPENIKANLDIADLSISPEAVAQLDKLEGVKGWLDPDQAGF; encoded by the coding sequence ATGGAAACCTATCAATTAACAAACGGCGTCACCATTCCAAAAATTGGTTTTGGGACTTGGCAAATTCCTGACGGAGAAGAGGCTCACCGTGCTGTTCTCTACGCCTTAGAAGCTGGCTATCGCCACATTGACACGGCCCAGATTTACGGCAATGAAGCTAGCGTCGGACAGGCACTGGCAGACAGTGGACTGGCTCGTGAGGACATTTTCCTGACTACAAAGGTCTGGAACGACAAGGTTGGTGTGGAGGATACGCTAGCATCTGTTGAGGAGTCCATGACAAAGCTGGGAGTGGACTATTTGGACCTACTCCTTATCCACTGGCCCAATCCACAGGCTATTCGTGACGGTATCGGCTGGAAAGAAAGGAATGCCCAAGTTTGGTCTGCCTTAGAAACCCTTTACAAAGAAGGCAAGGCCAAGGCTATCGGTGTCTCGAACTTTATGGAACATCACCTTGAGAGCTTGCTTGAAACGGCTGAAATCACACCCATGGTCAACCAGATCATGCTGGCACCAGGAACGCCTCAGACAGAATTAGTCGCCTACTGCAAAGCCAAAGGCATTCTCTTGGAGGCCTATAGCCCATTTGGTACAGGAACCCTCTTCCAGAGCCAAGAGGCAGCAGACTTAGCCAAAGAAGCAGGCTGTAGTGTTGCTCAATTGGCACTGGCTTGGTCTTTAGATAAGGGCTTTCTGCCATTGCCAAAATCAACCAGCCCAGAAAATATCAAGGCTAACCTAGATATTGCTGACCTGTCGATTAGTCCTGAGGCCGTAGCCCAGCTGGATAAGCTTGAAGGAGTTAAGGGCTGGTTGGATCCAGACCAAGCAGGATTTTAA